Proteins from one Niallia circulans genomic window:
- the tpx gene encoding thiol peroxidase, whose protein sequence is MPAITFKNKPVTLLGNEVKVGDKAPEFHVLANDMSEITLDSSKGKVRLFSVIPSIDTGVCDAQTRRFNEDAAKLENVEVITVSADLPFAQRRWCASAGIDNVITVSDHKDLSFGKAFGVAMEELRLLARATFVVDSSDTVTYVEYVEEASSHPNYEAAIEAAKAAK, encoded by the coding sequence ATGCCTGCAATAACATTTAAAAACAAGCCGGTCACTTTGCTTGGCAATGAAGTAAAGGTAGGAGACAAGGCTCCTGAATTTCATGTGCTTGCAAATGACATGTCTGAGATTACGCTAGACAGCTCTAAAGGAAAGGTGCGTTTGTTTAGTGTCATTCCATCCATTGATACAGGTGTTTGCGATGCGCAAACAAGACGCTTTAATGAAGACGCAGCAAAACTGGAAAATGTGGAAGTAATCACAGTAAGTGCAGATCTTCCTTTTGCTCAAAGAAGATGGTGTGCGAGTGCCGGTATTGACAATGTAATTACTGTCTCAGACCATAAGGATCTTTCTTTCGGCAAAGCATTTGGTGTTGCAATGGAAGAGTTACGTTTACTTGCGAGAGCTACGTTTGTCGTGGATTCAAGTGATACTGTTACATATGTAGAGTATGTGGAAGAAGCAAGCAGTCATCCAAATTATGAAGCAGCTATCGAAGCGGCAAAAGCTGCAAAATAA